The genomic segment GCCATGTTCATAGGGTGGCTGAAGTTTCAGGAGAAGTACGCCGCGTTCGCCCCAACCGGGGAAATGTCGGGGGACCCTTCCGGATACGGAATGCCATACGAGGACGTGCGCTTTGCATCGGGAGACGGCACGGTCCTTCACGGCTGGTTCATTCCGGGGACCTCCTCCATTACAGTCCTCTGGCTTCACGGCAACGCCGGGAACATTTCAGACAGGTTGGATATTCTCAGGGGTTTTAACCACAGTCTGGGTGTCTCGAGCTTCATCTTCGATTACCGGGGTTACGGGAAAAGCGAGGGGCGTCCCTCCGAAAAGGGGCTGTACGAGGACGCGAGGGCGGCCTGGGAGTGGTTGACGGAACAAAGAGGCGTACCACCCGGAAACATCATCCTCTACGGGCACTCCCTGGGCACGGCCGTTGCGGTGGACCTGGCGCTGGGGGCGGG from the bacterium BMS3Abin14 genome contains:
- a CDS encoding alpha/beta hydrolase family protein, which translates into the protein MSAPIITVIIFLAMFIGWLKFQEKYAAFAPTGEMSGDPSGYGMPYEDVRFASGDGTVLHGWFIPGTSSITVLWLHGNAGNISDRLDILRGFNHSLGVSSFIFDYRGYGKSEGRPSEKGLYEDARAAWEWLTEQRGVPPGNIILYGHSLGTAVAVDLALGAGGSAAGLALESPFTSARALARRMYGGIPVDLFMSLHFDNIGRVGGVKMPLLVIHGDKDATIPFEMGKEVFDAGREPKAFFPVPGGDHSDCYLVGGEAYWDAWRKLLNRVQSSSTCAQ